A portion of the Bacillus sp. es.034 genome contains these proteins:
- a CDS encoding aldo/keto reductase family oxidoreductase, producing the protein MQRIQMTEDLSFSRIIHGLWRLSDWQQSKGDTLSLIQHNIENGITTFDHADIYGSYTCETLFGEALALQPSLREKMEIVTKCGIVLPSDNRPDHKTHHYNTSKKHILSSVEHSLRQLKTDYIDLLLIHRPDPFMNGEEVAAAFTQLKEEGKVRHFGVSNFKEHQWNMLQSYLPFPLITNQIELSAYHLENFEDGTLNLCQEKRVAPMAWSPLAGGAIFKGEDEKAVRLQHTLKKVQEETEAKGIDQVLYAWLLNHPANIMPIVGSGKKERIQHAIDSLSIQLNHDQWFEILQTSMGHDVP; encoded by the coding sequence ATGCAAAGAATACAAATGACAGAAGACTTATCATTCTCGAGGATCATTCATGGATTATGGAGACTATCAGACTGGCAGCAGTCCAAGGGAGATACGTTATCATTGATTCAACACAATATTGAAAATGGAATCACAACGTTTGACCATGCCGATATATATGGTTCTTATACGTGCGAAACCTTATTCGGTGAGGCGCTTGCCCTCCAACCATCCTTGCGGGAGAAGATGGAGATCGTTACAAAATGCGGCATTGTCCTGCCTTCTGACAATCGCCCGGACCATAAGACGCATCACTACAACACAAGTAAAAAACATATTCTCTCCTCCGTTGAACATTCTCTCCGACAATTAAAGACGGATTACATTGATCTATTGTTGATTCACAGACCGGATCCTTTCATGAACGGCGAAGAGGTAGCTGCAGCCTTCACTCAATTAAAAGAAGAAGGGAAAGTCCGTCATTTTGGAGTATCCAACTTTAAAGAACATCAGTGGAATATGCTTCAATCTTATTTACCGTTTCCATTGATTACTAACCAGATTGAGCTATCCGCCTATCACCTGGAGAACTTTGAAGACGGCACGTTAAACCTCTGTCAGGAAAAGCGTGTGGCTCCCATGGCCTGGTCACCACTGGCAGGAGGGGCGATCTTCAAAGGGGAAGATGAGAAAGCGGTCCGCCTTCAACATACATTGAAGAAAGTTCAGGAGGAAACAGAAGCGAAGGGGATCGACCAGGTTCTGTATGCGTGGCTGCTTAACCATCCGGCCAACATCATGCCGATCGTCGGTTCAGGTAAAAAAGAACGGATTCAGCATGCAATCGACTCTCTTTCCATCCAATTGAACCATGATCAATGGTTTGAAATCCTGCAGACGTCCATGGGACATGATGTTCCTTAA
- a CDS encoding Fur-regulated basic protein FbpA: MLHQETKSEHNKTPELKKDFYIQQLLRIGVYKSFGKQLYELSMDELQDVYLEYYVGGDIAQ; the protein is encoded by the coding sequence ATGCTACATCAAGAAACGAAATCAGAACATAACAAAACACCCGAATTAAAAAAAGACTTTTATATACAACAATTATTGAGGATCGGCGTCTATAAATCGTTCGGTAAGCAGCTCTATGAACTTTCAATGGATGAATTGCAGGATGTGTACCTCGAATATTATGTTGGTGGAGATATAGCTCAATAA
- a CDS encoding cation diffusion facilitator family transporter: protein MGHDHSHGHNQNKKALLISFLFIFTFMIVEVVGGVVTNSLALLSDAGHMLSDAAALGLSLAAFYIGEKASDMGKTYGYKRFEIVAAFLNGITLILVSLYIFWEAYRRFIDTPTVSPGMMIIAVIGLIVNIIVAWILMKGDNEHNLNVRSAFLHVLGDMLGSVGAIIAGLLIYFFDWNLADPIASVIVAILIVISGWRVTKDSIHILMEGSPGDVDMEKVSKSLSQIPGVREVHDLHVWSITSDFKALSCHVVVGDEVNRDGILVQLSAFLEDEFGIHHSTIQVEGENVLEGHHHSCT, encoded by the coding sequence ATGGGTCACGATCACAGTCATGGCCACAACCAAAATAAAAAAGCATTATTAATCAGCTTTCTTTTCATTTTTACTTTTATGATTGTTGAAGTGGTGGGGGGAGTGGTGACAAATAGTCTCGCCCTTCTTTCAGATGCAGGGCATATGCTCAGTGATGCAGCGGCACTTGGCTTAAGTCTGGCCGCTTTCTATATAGGGGAGAAGGCGTCGGATATGGGTAAGACCTACGGGTACAAACGTTTTGAAATCGTAGCTGCCTTTCTGAACGGGATCACCCTGATCCTTGTTTCCCTTTATATTTTCTGGGAAGCTTACCGGCGCTTCATCGACACTCCCACTGTATCACCCGGCATGATGATCATCGCGGTAATCGGTTTGATCGTGAACATCATTGTCGCCTGGATCCTGATGAAAGGGGACAACGAACATAACTTGAATGTCCGCAGTGCGTTCCTTCATGTACTGGGGGATATGCTCGGATCAGTCGGGGCCATCATAGCGGGTCTTCTCATTTACTTCTTTGATTGGAATCTGGCAGACCCGATTGCTTCTGTCATCGTAGCGATTCTTATTGTCATCTCCGGATGGAGGGTGACAAAGGATTCCATTCATATCTTAATGGAAGGTTCTCCTGGTGATGTTGATATGGAAAAGGTGTCCAAGAGCCTGTCCCAAATACCGGGGGTAAGGGAAGTCCATGATCTTCATGTATGGTCCATCACTTCGGATTTTAAAGCGTTAAGCTGCCATGTCGTCGTAGGGGATGAAGTGAATCGGGATGGGATTTTAGTACAGCTGTCAGCTTTTCTGGAAGATGAGTTTGGCATTCATCACTCTACCATCCAAGTGGAAGGGGAAAACGTTCTTGAGGGACATCATCATAGTTGTACATGA